The following proteins come from a genomic window of Musa acuminata AAA Group cultivar baxijiao chromosome BXJ1-7, Cavendish_Baxijiao_AAA, whole genome shotgun sequence:
- the LOC135585040 gene encoding CDP-diacylglycerol--glycerol-3-phosphate 3-phosphatidyltransferase 2-like isoform X1: protein MARARKKAGGGPGETNPRGDAASAIGSLYECGGGKVGMQMSGRKQSPPSTPPMPQNGPGRLFTLPTVLTIGRVAAIPLFVSTFYMDGWWGATATTCIFLLAAITDWLDGYIARKMRLETAFGAFLDPVADKLMVAATLVLLCTKPFECAIFGDVPWLLTAPSITIIGREITMSAVREWAASQNSLALEQAVAVNKLGKWKAATQMTALTALLASRDPSMAVPSVLASGIGLLYVSAGLAVWSLAVYTRKIWTVSLK, encoded by the exons ATGGCTCGCGCAAGAAAGAAGGCGGGTGGTGGGCCGGGAGAGACGAACCCCCGTGGCGACGCCGCAAGCGCCATAGGTTCCCTTTACGAGTGCGGCGGCGGGAAAGTAGGCATGCAGATGAGTGGGCGAAAGCAATCGCCGCCATCGACGCCGCCGATGCCGCAGAATGGTCCTGGGAGGTTGTTCACTCTGCCGACGGTTCTCACCATCGGCCGGGTCGCCGCCATCCCCCTTTTCGTGAGCA CTTTTTACATGGATGGTTGGTGGGGAGCAACTGCTACAACATGCATCTTTCTTCTCGCTGCAATTACAGATTGGCTAGATGGTTATATTGCAAGAAAG ATGCGGCTTGAAACAGCATTTGGTGCATTTTTGGATCCTGTCGCTGACAAG CTTATGGTTGCTGCCACATTGGTATTGTTGTGCACTAAACCTTTTGAATGTGCTATATTTGGGGATGTTCCATGGCTTTTGACGGCACCTTCAATCACCATCATTGGTAGAGAG ataACTATGTCGGCAGTCAGAGAGTGGGCTGCATCTCAGAATAGTCTTGCTCTTGAG CAGGCTGTCGCAGTAAACAAATTGGGGAAATGGAAAGCAGCAACACAAATGACTGCACTAACTGCCCTTCTTGCTAGCAGAGATCCCAG CATGGCAGTGCCGAGTGTTTTAGCTTCTGGCATAGGTCTGCTCTATGTTTCAGCTGGCCTTGCCGTATGGTCACTAGCCGTGTACACGAGGAAGATATGGACAGTATCGCTCAAGTAG
- the LOC103992560 gene encoding syntaxin-22 isoform X2: protein MPAANMSIDEFERSKSKLAGDFVAALLDLQKAQKLAMKREDARNASPSRPWPLTSSPGEETAAGEDAGDDDRLLLLWEQTGQELLSLENEIVFSEATIEEREKDIKEIHYDVQQIHEIYQDLAVLLHDQPISLENINKRIEESAASTGRAKEQLYKASKCSRSRSSWVCWVLIILVLVLVLVILLLVLISLFSSCTGCLPGMTIQYNH from the exons ATGCCAGCCGCGAATAT GTCGATCGACGAGTTTGAGAGGTCGAAGTCGAAGCTCGCGGGGGACTTCGTAGCCGCGCTGCTTGATCTCCAAAAGGCCCAAAAGCTCGCTATGAAGCGGGAAGATGCCCGTAACGCCTCCCCTTCTCGGCCTTGGCCGCTGACGAG CTCGCCCGGCGAAGAGACTGCTGCGGGAGAGGATGCAGGTGACGACGACAGGTTGCTGCTGCTCTGGGAACAGACGGG GCAAGAGTTACTCTCCTTGGAGAATGAGATAGTCTTCAGTGAGGCCACAATAGAGGAAAGGGagaaagatatcaaagaaataCACTACGATGTACAGCAAATACACGAAATTTATCAAGATCTCGCTGTCTTACTTCATGACCAGCCTATCAGTTTAG AAAACATCAATAAGCGTATCGAAGAGTCAGCAGCATCGACAGGCCGAGCTAAAGAACAACTGTACAAGGCTTCCAAATGCAGTAGATCTAGGTCTTCTTGG GTGTGCTGGGTGTTGATAATTTTGGTGCTGGTGCTGGTGCTGGTCATCCTTCTCCTTGTTCTCATCTCCTTGTTCTCATCTTGCACCGGTTGCTTGCCTGGCATGACAATCCAGTACAATCACTAG
- the LOC135679381 gene encoding uncharacterized protein LOC135679381 yields MESRTLRLGGIGQLFPEFLPDARVPRVEVICPQPRRAPKATSSVLDWVGDFGSKAKGILPALQGDHRLNILDTLLGKDESEEGLDSSKQPGFFCGSPPVRTNNPVVWDALFVEENLSFISSPDDIYDETRTPSRGERNSHSCGSSFVAKLDSRTEQFARGDPQDRRRVVSALS; encoded by the exons ATGGAGAGTCGCACTCTAAGACTGGGTGGTATCGGGCAGCTGTTCCCGGAGTTCTTGCCTGATGCAAGAGTTCCAAGAGTCGAAGTTATCTGTCCTCAGCCTCGTCGCGCCCCGAAAGCAACCTCCTCTGTGTTAGACTGGGTTGGGGATTTTGGTTCCAAGGCAAAGGG CATTTTGCCTGCACTTCAAGGGGATCACAGGCTCAATATTTTGGATACTCTACTTGGCAAG GATGAATCCGAGGAGGGCTTGGATTCAAGCAAGCAACCAGGTTTCTTCTGTGGCTCACCTCCTGTCCGAACAAACAACCCGGTAGTCTGGGATGCTCTCTTTGTTGAAGAAAACCTATCGTTTATTTCTTCTCCAGACGACATATATGATGAAACAAGGACTCCGAGTCGGGGAGAAAGAAACTCCCATTCATGTGGCTCTTCATTTGTAGCAAAACTCGATTCCAGAACCGAACAATTCGCTCGGGGAGATCCACAAGACCGCCGTCGTGTGGTATCTGCCCTGTCCTGA
- the LOC103992560 gene encoding syntaxin-22 isoform X1 → MPAANMYAQSPFSILSLSSLRSSSFNGRSIDEFERSKSKLAGDFVAALLDLQKAQKLAMKREDARNASPSRPWPLTSSPGEETAAGEDAGDDDRLLLLWEQTGQELLSLENEIVFSEATIEEREKDIKEIHYDVQQIHEIYQDLAVLLHDQPISLENINKRIEESAASTGRAKEQLYKASKCSRSRSSWVCWVLIILVLVLVLVILLLVLISLFSSCTGCLPGMTIQYNH, encoded by the exons ATGCCAGCCGCGAATATGTACGCACAGTCTCCCTTCTccattctttctctctcttctttaagATCGTCTTCCTTTAATGGCAGGTCGATCGACGAGTTTGAGAGGTCGAAGTCGAAGCTCGCGGGGGACTTCGTAGCCGCGCTGCTTGATCTCCAAAAGGCCCAAAAGCTCGCTATGAAGCGGGAAGATGCCCGTAACGCCTCCCCTTCTCGGCCTTGGCCGCTGACGAG CTCGCCCGGCGAAGAGACTGCTGCGGGAGAGGATGCAGGTGACGACGACAGGTTGCTGCTGCTCTGGGAACAGACGGG GCAAGAGTTACTCTCCTTGGAGAATGAGATAGTCTTCAGTGAGGCCACAATAGAGGAAAGGGagaaagatatcaaagaaataCACTACGATGTACAGCAAATACACGAAATTTATCAAGATCTCGCTGTCTTACTTCATGACCAGCCTATCAGTTTAG AAAACATCAATAAGCGTATCGAAGAGTCAGCAGCATCGACAGGCCGAGCTAAAGAACAACTGTACAAGGCTTCCAAATGCAGTAGATCTAGGTCTTCTTGG GTGTGCTGGGTGTTGATAATTTTGGTGCTGGTGCTGGTGCTGGTCATCCTTCTCCTTGTTCTCATCTCCTTGTTCTCATCTTGCACCGGTTGCTTGCCTGGCATGACAATCCAGTACAATCACTAG
- the LOC103992556 gene encoding E3 ubiquitin-protein ligase At3g02290, whose amino-acid sequence MGAFCCCLCPEDFEEHAHTSNPIYRQCICLRYFFHQLLNGYGAMFQRLDGRSVPSQIQAATSSTSTTAGNTYDNSLCESHHLVPRPPPYEADPRYAREGLISRREKSMSHLQEDLQTLRRNGSSSAVETLAAVRKRIAETEVGQKLIHAESEKNLAAKTRDTGFVFTTSEDEDVCPTCLEEYSSENPKIVAKCSHHFHLSCIYEWMERSDSCPVCGKEMEFCESP is encoded by the exons ATGGGTGCATTCTGTTGCTGTCTGTGTCCGGAGGACTTTGAAGAACATGCCCACACAAGCAATCCCATATATCGACAATGCATATGCTTAAGATATTTCTTTCATCAGCTCTTGAATGGG TATGGTGCAATGTTTCAAAGACTTGATGGGCGCTCAGTACCTTCCCAGATTCAAGCAGCAACTTCATCTACATCAACAACAGCTGGAAATACTTATGATAATTCATTGTGTGAGAGTCATCATCTTGTGCCTAGACCACCACCTTATGAGGCAGACCCTAGATACGCACGTGAGGGATTGATCTCAAGGCGTGAGAAGTCTATGAGCCACCTACAAGAAGATTTACAGACTCTTAGAAGAAATGGTAGCAGTTCTGCTGTTGAAACCTTGGCTGCTGTTAGAAAGCGAATTGCAGAAACTGAAGTGGGACAAAAACTTATCCATGCTGAATCAGAGAAAAATCTAGCTGCAAAAACACGTGATACAGGTTTTGTTTTTACAACTTCAGAAGATGAAGATGTATGCCCTACATGTCTGGAAG AATATTCTTCAGAAAATCCAAAAATTGTAGCAAAATGCTCTCATCATTTTCATTTGAGCTGTATATATGAATGGATGGAAAGAAGTGACAGTTGTCCAGTCTGTGGCAAG GAGATGGAATTTTGTGAGAGCCCGTGA
- the LOC135679756 gene encoding uncharacterized protein LOC135679756, translated as MALATTPARLARLRRATRPPDRDTPTRFTRLRRAPRLPPPETHLRGQPACVVLLGRTMPGTHLRGSPASVVLLGPLLPRHTCAVHPPASCCSASCSRDTPARFTCLRRAPWLPAPETHLRGQPACVVLLGRTMPGTHLRGSPACVVLLGPPAPMTHLRGSPACVVLLDPPAPKTHMHGCPRPSGSQDTPARFTRLRRAPRPSSYQDTPVRFTRLRRAPRPSHSRYASASNPPESQSHASDSQNEPTHSFLSGGI; from the coding sequence atggccctcgcgaccacgcctgcgcggttagcccgcctgcgtcgtgctactcggcctccCGACCGGGACACACctacgcggttcacccgcctgcgtcgtgctcctcggcttcctcctcccgagacacacctgcgcggccagcccgcctgcgtcgtgctactcggtcgcacgatgcccgggacacacctgcgcggctcacCCGCctctgtcgtgctcctcggccccttgctcccgaggcacacctgcgcggttcacccgcccgcGTCGTGTTGCTCAGCCTCCTgctcccgggacacacctgcgcggttcacctgcctgcgtcgtgctccttggcttcctgctcccgagacacacctgcgtggccagcccgcctgcgtcgtgctactcggtcgcacgaTGCCcgggacacacctacgcggctcacccgcctgcgtcgtgctcctcggccctccggCTCCcatgacacacctgcgcggttcacccgcctgcgtcgtgctcctcgaccctccGGCTCCCAAGACACACATGCACGGGTGTCCTCGACCCTCCGGCTCacaggacacacctgcgcggttcacccgcctgcgtcgtgctcctcgaccctccAGCTACCAGGACACACCTGTGCGGTtcacccgcttgcgtcgtgctccccgGCCTTCACACTCGAGATACGCCAGCGCGTCCAATCCACCTGAAagccaaagccatgcatcggatTCCCAGAacgaaccgacgcatagcttcctttcggggggaatatga
- the LOC135679380 gene encoding small ribosomal subunit protein eS27y-like: MVLPNDVDLLNPPAELEKRRHKLKRLVQSPNSFFMDVKCQGCFNITTVFSHSQTVVVCGNCQTVLCQPTGGRARLTEGCSFRRKGD; this comes from the exons ATG GTGCTACCGAACGATGTCGATCTGCTGAACCCTCCGGCCGAGCTCGAGAAGAGGAGGCACAAGCTCAAGCGCCTCGTGCAGTCCCCCAACTCCTTCTTCATG GATGTGAAGTGCCAAGGCTGCTTCAACAT AACTACTGTGTTCAGCCACTCGCAGACCGTGGTTGTATGCGGCAACTGCCAGACCGTCCTCTGCCAGCCGACCGGGGGGCGCGCCAGGCTCACCGAGGGCTGCTCCTTCCGGCGGAAGGGAGATTGA
- the LOC135585040 gene encoding CDP-diacylglycerol--glycerol-3-phosphate 3-phosphatidyltransferase 2-like isoform X2: protein MARARKKAGGGPGETNPRGDAASAIGSLYECGGGKVGMQMSGRKQSPPSTPPMPQNGPGRLFTLPTVLTIGRVAAIPLFVSTFYMDGWWGATATTCIFLLAAITDWLDGYIARKMRLETAFGAFLDPVADKLMVAATLVLLCTKPFECAIFGDVPWLLTAPSITIIGREITMSAVREWAASQNSLALEAVAVNKLGKWKAATQMTALTALLASRDPSMAVPSVLASGIGLLYVSAGLAVWSLAVYTRKIWTVSLK, encoded by the exons ATGGCTCGCGCAAGAAAGAAGGCGGGTGGTGGGCCGGGAGAGACGAACCCCCGTGGCGACGCCGCAAGCGCCATAGGTTCCCTTTACGAGTGCGGCGGCGGGAAAGTAGGCATGCAGATGAGTGGGCGAAAGCAATCGCCGCCATCGACGCCGCCGATGCCGCAGAATGGTCCTGGGAGGTTGTTCACTCTGCCGACGGTTCTCACCATCGGCCGGGTCGCCGCCATCCCCCTTTTCGTGAGCA CTTTTTACATGGATGGTTGGTGGGGAGCAACTGCTACAACATGCATCTTTCTTCTCGCTGCAATTACAGATTGGCTAGATGGTTATATTGCAAGAAAG ATGCGGCTTGAAACAGCATTTGGTGCATTTTTGGATCCTGTCGCTGACAAG CTTATGGTTGCTGCCACATTGGTATTGTTGTGCACTAAACCTTTTGAATGTGCTATATTTGGGGATGTTCCATGGCTTTTGACGGCACCTTCAATCACCATCATTGGTAGAGAG ataACTATGTCGGCAGTCAGAGAGTGGGCTGCATCTCAGAATAGTCTTGCTCTTGAG GCTGTCGCAGTAAACAAATTGGGGAAATGGAAAGCAGCAACACAAATGACTGCACTAACTGCCCTTCTTGCTAGCAGAGATCCCAG CATGGCAGTGCCGAGTGTTTTAGCTTCTGGCATAGGTCTGCTCTATGTTTCAGCTGGCCTTGCCGTATGGTCACTAGCCGTGTACACGAGGAAGATATGGACAGTATCGCTCAAGTAG
- the LOC103992563 gene encoding uncharacterized protein LOC103992563 produces the protein MKGTNLPIIAFEHKRDAYGFAVRPQNVQRYREYANIYKEEEEERVERWKDFLDRVVKSDRTPTDDKPTEENSVLLHLDASRVSEKDSDPDEPSECYDTEEVGSQKETTQKERRVHRVEIWPQTRPSLTVIEQMMSLRVKKKNFLEGGEEGIKGSRKNLAPIKESKATEDSDDEFYDVERSDPVQELPSGDGVTVGMAGQGVPDDSDFPWKEELECLVHGGLPMALRGELWQAFVGVGARRLDGYYSSLLDQESKADGKEIDALLIEGDAVLKDDTESKPTLPQGIEKWKGQIEKDLPRTFPGHPALDDDGRNALRRLLMAYALHNPSVGYCQVMNFFAGLLLLLMPEENAFWTLTGIIDDYFDGYYSEEMIESQVDQLALEDLVRERFPKLVNHLDYLGVQVAWITGPWFLSIFMNMLPWESVLRVWDVLLFDGNREMLFRTALALLELYGPAIVTTKDAGDAITLVQSLAGSTFDSSQLVLTACVGYQTVNEMRLQELRNKHRPSVLAAMEERSKGMHVWSDSKGLAAKLYSFNRDNGLLVSESKSEENAGDTKATGEVHFIDSDFTNYDGSTLTFDAELDSLPDLQEQATWLRVELCRLLEEKRSATLRAEELETALMEMVKQDNRRLLSAKVEQLEQEVIELRQALEDKQEQERAMLEVLMRVEQEQKVTEDARHFAEQDVVAQRHAVHVLQEKYEEAMFLFAQMEKRAVMAETMLEATLQYESSQLKALSSPRTPTADSSSVRPSQDSFQDVPARKINLLSRPFVLGWRDKNKGAQINPEESGDGKPSNEGEQNVQNSGQRNESTSGAG, from the exons ATGAAGGGGACGAACCTCCCGATCATTGCGTTCGAGCACAAGAG GGATGCATATGGGTTTGCAGTGCGGCCTCAAAACGTGCAGAGGTACCGAGAGTATGCTAATATTTACAAG gaggaagaagaagagagagtggAGCGGTGGAAGGACTTCCTTGATCGGGTGGTTAAGTCTGACCGCACGCCCACTGATGACAAGCCCACGGAGGAAAACAGCGTTCTGCTGCATTTGGATGCTTCCAGAGTCTCAGAGAAGGACAGCGATCCTGACGAGCCTAGCGAGTGTTATGACACAGAGGAAGTTGGATCACAGAAGGAGACAACACAGAAGGAGAGAAGAGTTCATCGGGTCGAAATTTGGCCCCAGACCAGGCCTTCCCTTACTGTCATTGAGCAGATGATGAGCCTGCGAGTAAAGAAGAAAAACTTCCTGGAAGGTGGTGAAGAAGGCATCAAAGGAAGTAGGAAAAACCTTGCTCCTATAAAAGAGTCAAAAGCCACAGAAGACTCCGACGATGAATTTTATGATGTGGAGAGATCAGATCCAGTCCAGGAGTTACCTTCTGGAGATGGTGTCACGGTTGGTATGGCTGGTCAAGGAGTACCTGATGATAGTGACTTCCCTTGGAAGGAGGAATTGGAGTGCTTGGTCCATGGGGGGCTCCCTATGGCTCTCAGAGGAGAG ctttggcaagcttttgtcgGTGTTGGAGCTCGCAGGTTGGATGGATATTATAGTAGCTTGTTAGATCAAGAATCTAAGGCTGATGGAAAAGAAATTGATGCTCTGCTTATAGAAGGTGATGCTGTGCTTAAGGATGACACTGAAAGCAAACCAACACTACCCCAAGGAATTGAAAAATGGAAGGGACAGATTGAGAAG GATTTACCCAGAACATTCCCTGGTCATCCTGCTCTAGACGACGATGGGAGAAATGCTTTGAGGCGGTTGCTCATGGCATATGCTCTGCATAATCCGTCTGTTGGTTATTGTCAG GTGATGAATTTCTTTGCTGGATTACTGCTTCTGCTGATGCCTGAGGAAAATGCATTTTG GACTTTAACTGGCATCATTGATGACTATTTTGATGGTTACTACTCTGAGGAGATGATTGAATCCCAG GTGGACCAACTTGCTTTGGAGGATTTAGTACGTGAAAGATTTCCAAAATTAG TGAATCATCTAGATTATCTCGGAGTGCAGGTGGCATGGATCACAGGACCGTGGTTCCTTTCCATTTTCATGAATATGCTTCCCTGGGAAAGTG ttCTTCGTGTTTGGGATGTGCTTTTGTTTGATGGGAACCGGGAGATGCTTTTCCGAACAGCACTTGCTTTGTTGGAGTTATATG GTCCTGCAATTGTAACAACCAAGGATGCAGGGGATGCAATCACATTGGTGCAGTCACTTGCTGGTTCGACTTTCGACAGTAGCCAACTTGTTTTGACAGCTTGTGTAGGATATCAAACTGTAAATGAGATGAGACTACAAGAATTAAGGAACAAACATCGACCATCTGTGCTTGCTGCCATGGAGGAAAGGTCCAAAGGAATGCATGTTTGGAGTGACTCTAAAGGTCTTGCGGCTAAGCTGTATAGTTTCAACCGTGACAATGGACTCCTAGTTTCAGAGTCAAAATCAGAAGAAAATGCTGGTGACACGAAAGCTACTGGCGAAGTGCACTTCATAGATTCCGATTTCACTAATTATGATGGTAGTACTCTGACATTTGATGCAGAGCTGGATTCTTTACCTGATCTTCAAGAGCAG GCCACATGGTTAAGGGTGGAGCTATGTAGATTGCTAGAGGAGAAAAGATCTGCTACCCTCAG AGCCGAGGAGTTGGagacagcattgatggagatggtGAAGCAGGATAATAGGCGCCTATTGAGTGCAAAG GTTGAGCAGCTGGAGCAAGAGGTAATTGAGTTGCGGCAGGCTCTAGAAGACAAGCAAGAACAAGAGCGTGCCATGCTTGAG GTACTGATGCGAGTTGAACAAGAACAAAAGGTCACGGAAGATGCTCGCCATTTTGCTGAGCAAGATGTTGTTGCTCAGCGGCATGCTGTGCATGTCCTCCAG GAAAAATATGAAGAAGCCATGTTCTTATTTGCACAAATGGAGAAGAGGGCAGTGATGGCAGAGACAATGTTGGAGGCTACATTGCAATACGAGTCTAGCCAGCTCAAAGCACTTAGCTCCCCAAG